The following is a genomic window from Thermocrinis jamiesonii.
ACGCGCACGTTCCTTTACAAGAGAGACACACTTTACAGCACTTGGGACAGGTTGATAGGAGAAGCTTTGGCAGATTATTTCCATGGAGTGGATGCGGTAATGTCCTTGGACGTCGCAACTTCTCCGGGCTATAGATGGGGTCCTGCAGTTCTTCCCAACAGTCCCATCAGAGTGGAGGACGTGTATAATGTGCTTGGTATAACTTACCCTGAGGTTTTCCTCCTAAGGAGAAAGGGAAGAGACCTTTTGGTGCTTTGGGAGGACATAGCGGATAACGTATTCAACCCAAACCCACTCTATCAGCAAGGTGGAGATATGTCAAGGATATATGGAGTGGAGTACGAACTGAAGATAAATGCCAAGCAAGGGGAAAGAATAAGAAACGTGAGAATAAAGGGCAAACCTCTTGAAGCGGACAAGGAATACCTTGTAGCAGTTTATGGCGGACCACCACCTCCAGGAGTGGAACCAGAAAAGGTAAATATCAGAGATATCGTGATAAACTACATAAAGAAAAAGAGGGAGATAGTGGTTGAGAGGAAGCCAAACGTGAAGGTTTTAGACCATCCCTACAACACAGATTGCTTTTGGAGGTAAAAATGGTAAAGGTGCTTTTAATTACCCTCCTGCTCTTTCTCTTTTCTTTTGCCAAAGACCCTATAAGGGCAATGTATCTGACCTATCCCCTAAGGGAAAAGGACTTCAAAAAGGCGGTGGATAAGTTAAAAGAAGGAATGGAAGGAAGACAGGTAAAAGTTATAAGAGTTTTAACCATCTCCGATGCTATAAGGGCGAGAGGTTCTACCGAATTTCCAAACTACTATGTTATCTTTGGTTGTGAAACGCCCAAGATGAAGGAAATTCTCACAAAAGCGCCAGCTTTGAGCAACGTCATTCCCTGTAGCATTGCGGTTCATCAATCAAAGGAGAATGGTAAAATATACGCTACGATAATAAACGAGAATATGTTTCTTTCTAAGTATGGACACAAGCTTACCAAAGAGGAAAGGATGGAGATAAAAAAGACTTATAGAAATATTAGGCTTGTCTTAACCCAAATGAGCGGTGTAAGGTTAAAACCTGCTAAGATGCAAGCTATAAACCAAGAACTGGTTTATGAAGAGGAAGTTAAAAATTTAGCCTACGACGATTTCAAGATACTTTTTAAGACATCCCTTGACGGGGTAAATATGAACGTGTTGGATGTGTTGGATGTTAGCGAAGAATCTCCAAAGTTTTCCATATTCTTAGCGTGTAACCTATCTTACGGAGAGGCAATACTTAAGGATATTCCCCAATTTGGCACTTTAGCACCCTGCAGGGTTTATGTTTACGAAAAACCTGACGGTTCGGTGGGTGTGGGATACATAAACATACCTTTCCTTTTAAAGTCTTACGAAAAACACATGAGCAAAGAGAAGGCTGAGATATTCCGCAAAGCGGATCAAGATATAAAATCTGCCATAAAAGAAGCAAAGGGTGAGTAACCTTAAAATAAATACTTGTGAAGGTTGTCATTTTAGAAGAGGGGGCAGACTTGGATGCCCTCTCTACCGCTTACGGCGTTTTGCTTCTTTACGATGATGCTTATCTTTTGAAACCCTCTTTGCTTTCAAGAAAAGCAAGTGAGGTATTCAAGAGGTTCAGAGATAGGTTCAGGGTAGTGGAGGAACTGCCACAGAAGTTTGACTTAGTGTTGGTGGATAGCCACAACTTACAGGATTATAAATCTTTTCAAGTAGAAGAGATCTACATATACGACCATCATCCCAAGGCTCCAAAAGGGTTTAAAGGTAAAGTGGATATGGTAGGAAGTGCAACAACGCTTATTGTAGAAGAGCTTCAGAGGTTAAACAAAAGAATATCTCCAGAAGATGCAACCATATTAGCCTTTGGCATATACGAGGATACGGGTAGTTTGACTTATGAGGGCACCACAGAAAGAGATGCGTTGGCTTTAGCTTGGCTTTTGAAAATGGGTGCCTCTTTGAGAACTATAAGAGAATACCTTAGGGAAAGCTTAAGTAGAGATGAGATAGATTTTTTAGCTAAGAGTTTGACTGCAGTTGAAAAACTTTTCTTAAATGATTCCAAGATAACGATCTTTGTTCTAAAGTCCGAAGACTATAATCCAGAATTTTTGCAGGTCATATACAGGTTAGAGGACATAAAAGATTCAGACGCCTTTTTCGTCATAGTTTCTGCGGGAAGTAAAACTTACCTTTTTGGAAGAGGATTAAAAGATAAATTTGACACTTCAAAGGTTTTGGAAGTGTTTGGAGGAGGAGGTCATTCCTTTGCCAGTGCAGTAAAGTTAGAAAATGTGGAGGCAGAGAGAGTCAAAACTATCTTGGTGCAGGTGCTAAAAGGAGAAAACCCTGCCATAAAGGTAAAGGATATTATGAACACTCCAGCTTTTGCAGTCAAAGAAGATCTTACAGTAGAGCAGGCTCTTTTTGAACTTACGAAAAGAAACTATGCAGGTGCTCCTGTAGTAGACGAGAAGGGTAGATTGGTAGGTGTGGTTTATAAGAAAGTGCTTTTGAAGGTTCATAAGCTCTTTCCTTCAAGGCAAGTAAAGGACTTTATGCAGTCTGACTTTCACACTCTCTCCACAGAAGATTTTATATGGGATGCGGAAAAGATCCTTTCTACTTTTGGTGAAAAGTTAATACCGGTGTTAGAAAATGGTAAGTTGGTTGGTGTGGTTACCCGGTTAGATCTGATGCAAGCTATAAGAAAACAAACTCAGCCCTTAAAGTCTTTGCATAAAAAGGTAAAGCTTCCTTCAAAGGTGGAAGAAATAGCAAAGAAGGTGGGCGAAGTTTGTAAAGAGCTTGGCTTTAGAGGATACCTTGTGGGGGGAGTGGTCAGGGACATACTTATGGGAAAAAATATATGGGACCTGGACTTTGTTATAGAAGGGAATGGCTTAGAAGTTGCCAAAAAGGTAGCAGAGCTTTATGGTGTAAATATCCATCCCTTTCCCCAGTTTGGAACAGCCCACTTGAAAGTGGGAGATTTTAAGCTTGAGTTTGCCACCACAAGAAGGGAAACCTATCCCCATCCCGGCGCATATCCCGAAGTGGAACCAGCTTCCATAAAAGAGGACCTTCTAAGAAGGGACTTTACCATAAACGCTATGGCCATATCAATCATGGAAGATGATTTTGGAACATTAATAGACTACTTTGGCGGGCTAAGGGACCTAAAGAACAAGTTAATAAGAATACTACATCCCCTTAGCTTCATAGAGGACCCAGTTAGAATACTCAGAGCCTTGCGCTTTGCAGGTAGGTTTGATTTCAAGTTGTCCAAAAGCACTGAGAAAGCTCTAAAAAATGCTTTATCCTTAGGTATTATCAAGCATGCGCCAAAAGGCAGACTTTTAAACGAGTTAAAGCTTGTGTTCAGAGAGGAAAAACTTCTCAACATCTTAAGGCTATACAGAGAGTATAGGATCTTAGAACAGTTGATAGAAGACTTCCAATGGACACCTAACTTAGAAGAAAAACTTGAAAAGTTGAGGGAAATTATCGTATGGCATCGCATAGAATTCCCAGACAGGGTTATAGAGTATGGATGGTTATACCTGATAATACTTTTGCAAAATGTAAAAGGGGAAGATTTTTTGATAAGGATGAGCGCACCCGGTTGGGTAAGGGAGCTATACACCCTTTATAAAACACAAGCTAACGAAATAATAAGAAAACTCCAACAAGCTAACAAAAATTCCGAAATCTACTTAACCCTCAAAGGATTCCACGAACCCTTTTATCTACTTATTGCGCTTGACGACAGGGTAAGACAAAAAGTAGTTCTATACATGGAAAAGCTCAGTAAGGTCAAGGTAGATGTATCAAAATTTGCGGGTTTGAAAGGCAAAGAGTTAGGAATGGCTATAGAATCGGAAAAGCTAAAACTAATGGATAGTATATAATTTCATCCATGGAACTTAAAAAGCTTCCCATAGTCGAATTTGAAGCGCCAATAGTTGAAATTAAAACTGAAACGCCCACCACAAAGACCCTTGTTTTCGCTCTAAACGGCATAGAGTTTAACTTTTATCCCGGACAGTACGTTATGCTTCAGGTTCCTTATCCAAACACAGGAGAAATATTAAAAAGGGCATATTCTATAGCTAATCCTCCCACTAAAAAAAACGTATTAGAGCTTACCATAAAGCGCACACCACAAGGAAAGGCTTCTGTTGTTCTTACACAGGAAGTTAAGGTAGGAGACAGGTTTAAAATAAAGGGTCCCTACGGGAAGTTTGTATGGTTACCAGAAATTTCCAAAAACATAGTGCTCATAGGAGCAGGTAGTGGTATAGTGCCCCTTATGTGTATGCTAAGGTATATAGTAGATGCAGGCCTTTCTGATGTGTTTGCTACGCTCCTTTATTCAAACACCCATTACGAAGAGATCATATACAGGGATGAGCTTGAGGCTATGAAAAAACACCGAAACATCAAGATTGTTCATACTCTTACAAGGGGCGCACCTGAAGGTTGGAATGGTTATACTGGAAGAATAAACGAGGATATGATAAAAAAGGAAGTTGGGGAATTAAGCGGTAAAGTCTATTATCTGTGTGGCCCACCAGCTTTTGTGGACGATATGAGCTGTATTCTTGAAAGGTTGGGTGTGGATAAAGAAAGCATAAAGAAGGAAAAGTATGATTAAATTTCAATTAATTTCAATAATAGTAAATAAGGAGGTAGAAGAATGAGAAAGCTATCTTTAGCACTACTACTAATGGGTGGGGTGGTGTTTGCTGAAAGCGCGCAAGAAAAGCAGTTGGACCCATGCGGTAGCCCAAAGGAAGTTTATTCAAAGTATATGCTGGACAAGTGCTATGAGGGATACTTTAAAGCTATAATGGAGGCGAAAAAATCTGCAGAAGAAGCTCTGAAAGTTGCGAATGAAGCAAACAAAAAGGTTAGCGATTTAGAAAGAAGGGTGGGGAAACTGGAAGGGATAGCAGACGATCATGAAAGGAGAATAAAAGCATTGGAGGGAAGAAGAGTGGAAGCGCCTAAACCCGAAGTGGGACCTTATAAGTGGCAATTGGAAGAGGTAGGCACCGTGTATTTTGATTTTAACAAGTTCAAAATAAAACCTTCGGAGGCAAGTAAATTAGACGAAATAGCTGGAAAAGTAAAAGAATCGGGTAAAGAAGTGTTGGTGGTTGGGTTTGCGGACAAAAGAGGACCATCCAACTACAACTTTAATCTTTCAATGTGGAGAGCACAGATGGTTGCCAGCTACTTAGCCCAAAAAGGCGTAGATATAGGCAAAATGAGGATAGCATCTTACGGAAAAGAAGTAGCAGATTTATTGGGTAAAAAATACTCTGATCAGAGAGCTGTTAAGGTATTCATAATACACTAAAAAGAAATTGGGGCGAATGCCTCACTTTATGCCCTTTTCTTTCAAATTGGTATAATTTTTAACTTCATGCTGGATAAGATCAGGAACTTTTCCATTATTGCCCACGTTGATCATGGTAAATCCACTTTGGCAGACAGGCTGTTGGAATTTACGGGCGCTGTCTCAAGGAGGGAACTAAAAGAACAGATGCTAGATACCTTAGAGATAGAGAGGGAAAGGGGGATAACAATAAAGCTTCAAGCGGTTAGGATGGAATACAAGGGATACGTTCTTCACCTTATAGACACACCGGGGCATGTGGATTTTTCTTATGAAGTTTCTCGTGCCTTAGCTGCTTGCGAAGGGGCCTTACTCTTGGTAGATGCGACTCAGGGCATAGAAGCCCAAACTGTAGCCAACTTTTGGAAGGCTGTGGAGCAAGACTTGGTTATCATACCGGTCATAAACAAAATAGACCTTCCCGCAGCTCAGCCTGAGAGGGTAAAAAAACAAATAGAGGATATATTAGGATTGGACCCAAATGAAGTTATCCTTGCCTCTGCGAAGGAAGGTATAGGTATAGAGGAGATCTTAGATGCAATAATAAAGCGCATTCCACCTCCAAAGGGTGATCCTCAGGCACCTTTAAAGGCTCTTATTTTTGACTCTTACTATGATCCCTACAGAGGAGCGGTAGCCTTTGTCAGAATTTTTGACGGAGAGGTAAAGCCTGGCACGAAGATAAGACTTTTTTCAACGGGCAAAGAGTTTGAAGTAACAGAAGTGGGTGCACAGACGCCCAAAATGACCAAGTTTGAAAAGTTATCCGCAGGTGAGGTAGGATACATTGCAGCATCTATAAAGGATGTGAGGGATATAAGGGTGGGGGATACGATAACTGACGCCAAAAGACCTGCAAAGGAGGCAGTGCCAGGATTTAGGCCTGCCAAACCCATGGTCTTTGCGGGACTTTACCCTTCTGAAGGATACACCTTTGAAGAGCTGAGGGATGCTTTGGAAAAGTATGCTATAAACGACGCTGCGCTGTATTATGAGCCAGAAAGTTCTCCAGCCTTGGGCATGGGCTTTAGGGTTGGTTTTCTGGGACTTTTGCACATGGAGATCGTGCAGGAAAGGTTGGAAAGAGAATACGGTGTAGGTTTGATTACAACCGCACCAAGCGTCGTATACAGGGTTAGATTTAAGAACGGAACAGTGAAGGAGATAAAAAATCCATCTGAGCTTCCGGAAAACTGGGGCCTTATAGAAGCCATAGAGGAACCCTTTGTAAGCATAACCATAATCACACCAAAGGAATATGTAGGAAGCATTATGAACCTGTGTCAGGAAAAGAGAGGGATACAAAAGAGCTTTAGGTATTTGGACCCTAACACCGCTATATTAGAGTATGAAATGCCGCTTAGTGAAATACTTCTTGATTTTCACGACAAGGTAAAAAGCCTCTCTAAGGGATATGCTTCTTACGATTATGAGTTTATAGGCTTTAGAAAGGAAGATTTGGTAAGGCTAAACGTATTTATAAACAACGAACCGGTGGATGCCCTATCTTTCATAGTTCATAGAGATAAGGCTTATAGAAGGGCTCGGCAGATCGTAGAAAAGCTAAAGGATGTAATTCCAAGACAGCTTTTTGAGGTTAAAGTGCAGGCAGGGATAGGCAGTAAAATAATAGCTTCTGAGAGAATACCACCACTGCGTGCCAATGTAACTGCCAAGTGTTATGGGGGGGATGTAACGAGGAAGAAGAAGCTTTTGGAAAAACAAAAAGAAGGTAAAAAGAGGCTAAAGCAGTTTGGAAAGGTAGAGCTTCCTCAGGAAGCCTTCCTAAGTGTGCTAAGGGTGGACTGACGATGATAAAACTTCTCTACTTTGCCATCTTAAAGGAGAAGATAGGCAAGCAAGAGGAAGACTTAGATTTTGTAGGAAGTGTAAAAGAGCTCAGGGAAAGGCTTATTGAGCTATACCCCCAGCTGAAAGATGTTTTAAAGGTTTGCCTTTTTGCGGTAGATTACGAATATATTGGAGAAGATTTCATACTCAAAGGGGGAGAAAAGGTTGCAGTAATACCCCCAGTTAGCGGTGGATAAAAAAGCTCTAATAATCAGATTTTCCTCTTTGGGTGATGTAGTCCTAACTTCCTGCCTTTTTGAACCGTTGATAAAAAGAGGTTTTAAACCACACCTGCTTACCTACACCCCCTACGGAGAAATCTTCAAGGACGATCCCAGGGTTGAAGTAATAGAGTTAAGAAAGGATGAACTTTTCAAAAACTTGGAAAGGCTTAAAGGTTTTGACCTGTATTTGGACATGCACAAAAATCTAAAAACTTTTATGCTTAGATTACTGTTAGGAGGCTTTTGGAGAAGCTATCCAAAAGAGAGTATAAGAAGAAGGCTTGCTATTAAGTTTAAAGCGCTTAGAACTTCCTACAGCGTGGTAGATTCTTACCTAAGAGCCATAGGGGAAAAGGGATATAGACCTTCCATCATCCTATCTGAAAATAGGCTCAATAGGTTAAAGCAAATTTACGGGGAAGGTTTTGTAGCCATATCTCCAGGAGCTAGGTATAAGAAAAAGAGATATCCACATTTCGTAAAAGTAGCGGAAAGGTTAAGGGAAAAGGGCATTAGGGTAGTTTTTGTAGGAGCCCAAGGAGAGTGTGAAGGAATGGATGGTTTTGAAAACCTCTGTGGAAAGCTTTCCCTCTTAGATACTGCGGGTATCATAAAGCTCGCCAAGGTTTTTGTTGGAAATGATTCTGGGCTTTTGCACATAGCAAGGGCTGTAAAAACCAAAGCGGTGCAAATATACGGGGGAACCCATCCTACCCTTGGTTTTTCCCTCTTTCCAGAAGAAGGAAAAGTTCTTGTGAAAAACTTACCATGTCAGCCTTGCACCCTCCACGGAAAGGGAAAATGTAAGTATGGAACTTATGAATGCTTAAACATCCCTCCAGAGGAGGTAGCAAGTGAAGTGCTTAAACTAATCTCTCAAGAAGGGCATTAGCACCACTTATCTTTTGATAGGCAGAGGAGATAACGTAATAGAGCTGTTCGCCTTCCGCTATAGTCAGATCATACAAAGTAAGACCAAGGTCCTTTAGTAGGTAGTATAGGGTTGAATACAGGTTATCATCGAGCTTTTTTGTTGGGTCTGGAATGTTTTTGTAAATTTCAAGTACGTAATCGCACAGTCTCTTTATGGTGTTGGCTATGTTTTTTATTTCAGGATCGTGCTTGTATAGAGAAATCACCTCTTCGTATCTTTCTTCTATCTCTTTTGAAAGAGTTCTAAATAGCATATCCTCCAATATCAAAACACTTCTATCCATGAATATCTCCTAACTGAGAAAGATAATCAAGTTCTACAAATTTGCAAGTATAGACTCTATACGGTTTAATAGTGCCTCTAAGCTTTCTGTTTGTTCCACCCCTTCCATACTGTATGTTTTGTAACCTAGAATCCTCTTATTAAGTATAAGAGCGTAGGCTATTTCAGAGAGCGTTCCCCAATGTCCTCCTATGGCTATAACAAACTCTCCGCTGGCGACAACTATGGGATTTCTGTTCCAGTTCATACCCGTATTTATCTTGATATCCACGTAAGGATTTGCCTCCTCTCCAGTGTAGGTAGTCATTATGCCTACAGTCAGACCCCCTTCCTCCTTTGCCCCTTTGCAAACCGCCTCCATAACACCACCCCTTCCACCACAGACCACTACCAAACCTTTTTTAGCTAAAAATCTACCCACCTGATATGCCACTTCGTATTCTTCTTCATTTGCCTGAGAGGATCCTATTACAGCAACAACTCTAAACATGTCTTATATATTTTATCTTCATCCCAAGACCTTCCACCGCCTGCCTAAACTCCTTGAACTTGAAAATTCTTCTATCGCACAGAATGATTGTGCCAAAGTCTTGAGAGCTTCTCATCATCCTTCCAAGTCCCTGCCTAAACTTTATAAGCGCCTTCATCTTTTGATATTCAAAAGGTTCTTCCCCAATCTCTTTTAAGTATCTTATTCTGTGATAAATAAGTGGATCTTCTGGGCTGTCAAAGGGAAGTTTAGCCATCAGTATTCCCTTTTCCCCCTTAACATCAATCCCAAACCAAAGACTTTCCAATCCAATAAGCGCCTTTATCTGTCCCTTTCTTAGAGCTTCAACGAGAAGAGACAATCTGTCTTCTCCTTGAATAGCTACACCTTCTTCGTCTTTAAAAAGTCCTAACTGTTCTTTATTTGTCAGCAAGACCAAAACCCTATCGTGGAGAGTCCTTAATCTTTTGTATGCCAGTTTTAAGCACTGTTCCCACTCTTCTTTCTCCTTTGGGTTTGCGTTATAAACTACAAACTCCACTCTGTGATATGGAAATGTGTGAGGAAGGTCGTAAAACTCCCCCACTATGCCCATAGTTTGGTAAAGATCCTCTGGGTCAACTGTAGCGGAGGTTATGATCACTCCCTTATAACCACTAAGGTCAAAGTATCCAGCTGGGAAGACGGGAAATTTTTCCAATCTGTAGTTAAAAGCCTTGAGCCTACTGCTCCACCTTCTGCTAACAGAAAATCCCATGTCTGCGGGAGGCGATTTCATAACTTTGTAAAAGTCCTTCAATCTTTGAATTTTTTTCTCCAAGAGTTCGTAAGTTTTTAGCTTTTTTATGACCCTTTCCTCTTCTTCTGTAGGTTCATCAAAGCTTACGTTAAGCTGAAAGTATTCTTCCCAGTTTAATAGACTGGACCGCTGAAGGTAATCCCTAAGTCTTAGACTGATCCACAGTTTAGAGATAAGGTAGTTTTTGATCTCTGATATGAGCTTTTCCTTTATTCTTTTGTAATAGAGGTTTATTGGTCTTATTATCAGCTCTTCAAAGTCCCTTAAGTAGGGGCTTAGGTCTTTAAGTGGTATTTGCTGTGTATCTTCGTTAAACATCTTTGAAAAATGGCGTTCAAAGAACTCTTCCACGTCCGCCTTTGCCTCCGGCAAAAACTGAGCTATTCTTTCCATTATCTCCACCCTTAAGGTGTAAGTAGATACACCGTCTGTTAAAGAGGAAGTTACGTATTTATCAAGCTCGTGGGCTTCATCTATTACCAAAAGTCTATCCTCTGGATTTTCAAACTCCTTAAGTGCCAAGAGGGCATGGTTTACTATAATGATCCTTGCCTTCCTCTCCCTTCTTTTTAACCTACTCCAATAATAACACTCTTCCCTGTATTTACAAATACCTCTGTAATGAGGAGTGCAGTAATCATCCTCTACGCAGATCTCTTTCCAAAGTTCCGCATCCACATGCGCGAATTCCCAATCTCCATCCCACTCACCTTTCAGCATATCTTCTATCTGGGAAGGTCTCTTATCGGATTGCAGTTGGTAGAACCTATCAAGGCACAGGTAATTACTCTTTCCTTTCAAAACCAAGTAGTCCAATTCCTCTCCTGTTAGGTAAGAGTGATAGACTTTTAGAGTTTCAATGTCCCTTCTTAACTGCTCCTGCAAAAGTTTGGTGCCTGTTGAGATTATGGCTTTCTGTCCTTTTTCCAGTATAGGTATAAGATAGCCGTATGTTTTACCTGTACCCGTTGGTGCTTGAATTATGCTTATTCCACCCTTTTCTATGGTATGGGATACAATTTGAAAAAACCTCTCCTGTGCTGGCCTTCTTTCAAGTCCTTTCTTTAACAGAAAGTTGTAAAGTTGGAAAGGCATTAGCCAGGAGGCCAGCTCATAGATCTTCCACCTATTAGGTGGAGGTGCAGATGAAACACACTCTGACCTGCGTGCTCACCAACGTTAAAGACCAACCTGTAACCACCTTTTGTGCTGTCTGGAGAAGCTAATCCAAACTCTTCCCCTATTTTCCTTGCTACGTAGAACATGTGTCCCACAATGTGTTCATCTTCCTGTTCCAAAGACTGAATGCCAAATATGTGCTTTTTGGGGACTATCAGTATGTGAATAGGTGCCACAGGGTTTATGTCGTGGAAGGCATACACCAAATCGTCCTCATACACACCCTTTGAAGGCGCTTCCTTTTTGATAATCTTACAAAATATACAGTCCTTCATCTTCTTTTACCTCCTATGTTGAATTTTTATCTGAACACCTCCGCCAACTTCTACATTGCTGGCTGATACAAAGACGCACGAACTCAAACTAATCAAGCAAAAACTTAAGGACACGATCAGTTTTGGATGCAGGAAGACCCATAACCGTGTAAAAGTCTCCCCTGATCCTTTCCACAAACTTAGCACCCAATCCTTGCACACCATAAGCGCCAGCCTTGTCCAATGGTTCTCCTGTTTTAATGTATTCATCAATCTCTTCATCGTCAATGTTTGTGAATTTAACCCAAGCGATGTCGTGGAATAGAACTTTGCCTTTGGGAGATAGAATGGCTACCGCAGTTATAACTTTGTGCCATCTACCAGACAATTCTCTTAGCATACTTTTTGCTTCCCTTTCGTCTT
Proteins encoded in this region:
- a CDS encoding Maf family protein; translated protein: MRFLILASESKRRVEILKMLGYHFFVIPSRIEEEYKGNPLINARRLAYKKAFKVWKEYKFSTVLGADTIVVLDNKILGKPKDEREAKSMLRELSGRWHKVITAVAILSPKGKVLFHDIAWVKFTNIDDEEIDEYIKTGEPLDKAGAYGVQGLGAKFVERIRGDFYTVMGLPASKTDRVLKFLLD